A stretch of the Halomonas sp. BDJS001 genome encodes the following:
- a CDS encoding Hcp family type VI secretion system effector, with amino-acid sequence MPTPCYISIEGQTQGNITSGAFTPDSVGNIYVEGHEDQMLVQEFKHVVTVPTDPQSGQPSGQRAHKPFIFTVALNKAVPLMYNALASGEMLPNVELKWYRTSVEGKQEHFFTTTLTDATIVDINLRMPHAQDIQKAEFTQLMDVSLAYRKIDWEHTVAGTSGSDDWRAPIEG; translated from the coding sequence ATGCCAACACCATGTTATATCAGCATCGAAGGCCAAACTCAGGGCAACATCACTTCAGGCGCTTTTACCCCTGACTCCGTAGGTAATATCTACGTTGAAGGTCATGAAGACCAAATGCTGGTGCAGGAATTCAAGCATGTCGTTACCGTACCCACTGACCCGCAGTCTGGTCAGCCGTCCGGTCAACGTGCTCACAAGCCCTTCATCTTCACCGTTGCTCTGAACAAAGCAGTACCGCTGATGTACAACGCGCTAGCATCGGGTGAAATGCTGCCCAATGTTGAGCTGAAGTGGTACCGCACGTCTGTAGAAGGTAAGCAGGAGCACTTCTTCACCACCACGCTGACCGATGCCACTATCGTCGACATCAACCTGCGTATGCCCCACGCCCAAGACATCCAAAAAGCTGAATTCACCCAGTTGATGGACGTATCACTGGCTTACCGTAAGATTGATTGGGAACACACTGTTGCCGGTACTTCTGGTTCCGACGATTGGCGCGCCCCGATCGAAGGCTAA
- a CDS encoding tryptophan--tRNA ligase gives MSQTAKTRVLTGITTTGTPHLGNYVGAIKPAIEASQDPNVQSFYFLADYHALIKCPDPKRVQASRLEIAATWLAMGLDTDNAIFYRQSDIPEIPELTWMLSCVCAKGLMNRAHAYKAAVAENEEAENQDPDKGITMGLFGYPVLMAADILMFNANKVPVGRDQIQHIEMARDIAGRFNHLYKGQHFTLPEAVVDDKIQLLNGLDGRKMSKSYDNTIPLFVTEKKLQKLVRKIKTNSLEPGEPKDPDTCTLYQIYSAFATAEETASLREQYANGIGWGAAKDLVFEYLNDHLSAPRERYNALMEDPAHIEAVLKKGAERAREEAAVTMDRLRTTVGLGRFV, from the coding sequence ATGAGTCAAACCGCCAAAACCCGCGTTCTCACCGGCATTACTACGACCGGTACACCACATTTAGGTAACTACGTCGGGGCGATCAAGCCCGCCATTGAGGCAAGTCAGGATCCCAACGTACAGTCGTTCTATTTTTTAGCCGACTACCATGCGTTGATCAAGTGTCCGGATCCTAAGCGTGTGCAGGCGTCTCGCTTGGAAATAGCTGCTACTTGGCTGGCAATGGGGTTGGATACCGATAATGCGATTTTCTATCGCCAGTCGGATATTCCAGAAATCCCTGAGCTGACTTGGATGCTCTCCTGCGTTTGTGCCAAAGGCCTGATGAATAGAGCCCATGCCTACAAAGCAGCAGTGGCAGAGAACGAAGAGGCGGAAAACCAGGATCCTGATAAAGGTATCACCATGGGGCTGTTTGGTTACCCCGTGCTGATGGCGGCGGATATTTTAATGTTTAACGCCAATAAAGTGCCGGTGGGGCGTGATCAGATTCAGCATATCGAGATGGCTCGCGATATCGCCGGACGTTTCAATCATTTGTACAAAGGTCAGCACTTTACCCTGCCTGAGGCCGTGGTAGACGACAAAATACAGCTACTGAATGGGTTGGATGGGCGTAAGATGTCCAAAAGCTACGACAATACCATTCCGTTGTTTGTGACTGAGAAGAAGCTACAGAAGCTGGTGCGTAAGATTAAGACCAACTCGCTGGAACCCGGTGAGCCCAAGGATCCTGACACCTGCACGCTGTACCAGATCTATTCAGCTTTTGCGACAGCGGAAGAGACCGCCAGCCTGCGTGAGCAGTACGCGAACGGTATTGGTTGGGGCGCGGCTAAGGATCTGGTGTTTGAGTACTTGAACGACCACTTGAGCGCGCCGCGTGAACGCTATAACGCACTGATGGAAGATCCCGCTCATATTGAGGCGGTACTGAAGAAAGGCGCTGAGCGTGCCCGTGAAGAAGCCGCTGTAACAATGGATCGGTTACGGACGACCGTTGGTTTAGGTCGGTTTGTTTAA
- a CDS encoding PilX N-terminal domain-containing pilus assembly protein yields MKQQQGAALVIVMALLAGALMLGMSGMQSALIDERLAGNYRASVQAQMTAESTSSSLADFQNSERRSEYLSSLFNDDEFAAIGDIKSLRGRELEELLDVDALDDFFKQLLPSNYEELSQEEQTEVRNALMKNFVLEFERLEKDKIAISAQDDGLRRSARGQSRLIYAFGEGNSGSPAPFQHSIVGCEGVSSGGGSTISSYRSSEGDWSGQPGSFSENDIPLIRTTSDNANVVLGGNEKIHGGIEALGSVTLSGSSQVFGSIMANRTIYLNAGGGRVRGDAESLSDVIFGSSTRVDGNVRAMGDVRLSNWSASVGEGIYAGGEIISQRTPASDHIDDINRANFSQRSDITLNRAEEQPCDTADFAGNSLNEEISRYQETLTSLGDITVGAYPNVEWRFTPEKMERYDQTWNVNRWINHASPELNTLFGEQAIIYRTNNLTLTSSPSLRVSGGDVVIVVDGNFTMGGGGPGLVIDADSSLTVFVTGKTDFGSVLNMPAANSVNSNGKATFSLFSGYSGSDTGVSFSSSNRVVANVYAPYANVSVNSGSGFFGSVKGRSVSVSGSGSIVYDELLVGTFGEPSNGAPDGGDGSGWRLMGWQ; encoded by the coding sequence ATGAAACAGCAGCAAGGCGCAGCGTTAGTAATTGTTATGGCACTGCTCGCTGGCGCGCTAATGTTAGGCATGTCGGGTATGCAGAGTGCGTTGATTGATGAGCGGCTGGCGGGTAATTATCGCGCCTCTGTCCAGGCACAAATGACCGCAGAGAGCACGTCTTCATCGCTGGCTGATTTTCAGAATTCGGAGCGTCGCAGTGAATATCTTTCTAGCCTATTCAATGATGATGAATTTGCTGCCATAGGCGACATAAAAAGCTTGCGCGGGCGAGAACTTGAGGAATTGCTTGATGTGGATGCGCTAGATGACTTTTTTAAACAGCTGCTTCCCAGCAACTATGAGGAGTTAAGCCAAGAGGAGCAAACCGAGGTGCGAAATGCGTTGATGAAAAATTTCGTATTGGAGTTTGAACGCTTAGAAAAAGACAAAATTGCCATTAGTGCGCAGGACGATGGCTTGAGACGAAGTGCGCGAGGCCAGTCGAGGCTGATTTATGCCTTCGGTGAGGGTAACAGCGGAAGTCCGGCACCTTTCCAACATTCGATAGTGGGTTGTGAAGGGGTGTCTTCTGGCGGAGGCTCGACTATCAGCAGTTATCGTTCAAGCGAAGGCGATTGGAGTGGGCAGCCAGGCAGTTTTTCTGAGAACGATATCCCTCTTATTCGCACCACCTCTGATAATGCGAACGTGGTACTTGGTGGTAATGAAAAGATTCATGGCGGCATAGAAGCACTTGGCTCCGTTACTCTCAGCGGCTCTTCACAAGTATTTGGCAGCATAATGGCTAACCGTACAATATATCTGAATGCTGGCGGGGGACGCGTACGTGGTGACGCCGAGAGCCTTAGCGATGTCATATTTGGCAGTAGTACACGAGTAGACGGCAACGTAAGGGCCATGGGGGATGTGCGTTTGAGTAACTGGTCCGCCAGCGTAGGTGAGGGCATCTACGCAGGGGGAGAAATCATTTCTCAACGAACCCCTGCCTCTGATCACATAGATGACATTAATAGAGCTAATTTCTCTCAACGTAGCGATATAACTCTAAATAGAGCGGAAGAACAGCCTTGTGATACAGCCGACTTTGCTGGCAACTCATTGAATGAAGAAATTTCTCGCTATCAAGAAACGCTTACTTCACTTGGAGATATAACGGTGGGCGCTTACCCTAATGTGGAGTGGCGATTTACTCCAGAGAAAATGGAGCGCTATGACCAAACTTGGAACGTTAACCGCTGGATTAATCATGCATCACCCGAGCTAAATACACTTTTTGGCGAGCAAGCTATTATCTACCGAACAAATAACCTGACGCTAACTAGCTCCCCGTCTTTAAGGGTCAGTGGCGGTGACGTGGTTATTGTAGTGGATGGGAACTTTACGATGGGAGGTGGTGGGCCTGGGTTGGTCATTGATGCCGACAGCAGCTTGACGGTCTTTGTCACGGGTAAAACGGATTTCGGGAGTGTGCTTAATATGCCTGCAGCAAACTCGGTTAACAGCAACGGTAAGGCAACTTTTTCGCTGTTTTCAGGCTACTCAGGTTCAGACACCGGGGTGAGTTTCAGCTCAAGTAATCGTGTGGTTGCAAATGTGTACGCTCCTTATGCAAATGTTTCGGTTAATTCGGGTTCGGGCTTTTTCGGCAGTGTAAAAGGGCGAAGTGTCAGTGTGAGCGGTAGCGGTAGTATCGTTTACGATGAATTACTTGTGGGAACTTTTGGAGAGCCATCAAATGGTGCGCCGGATGGTGGAGACGGTAGTGGCTGGCGTCTCATGGGGTGGCAATGA
- a CDS encoding PilW family protein — translation MQQRQGGFTLVELMVAMAIGTVIILGSGQLFLTTFQTFQTVDKVSRKQETLIFAVSTLTEAGRKGKIGDYAITSDERSSESGTRHYCVLQNEDKSQPVVDLAQVDDATACPTLSEASGDGVSHLVTLPIGDCREGVDATCDQITFTISERNKAISPEEPTS, via the coding sequence ATGCAACAGCGCCAAGGCGGGTTTACCCTAGTGGAGCTAATGGTCGCAATGGCCATTGGCACGGTGATTATTCTGGGGTCTGGCCAGCTTTTTTTAACGACCTTTCAAACGTTTCAAACCGTTGACAAGGTCAGTCGTAAGCAAGAGACCTTAATTTTTGCGGTAAGCACCCTGACTGAAGCAGGTCGCAAAGGAAAGATTGGTGACTACGCTATCACCTCAGATGAGCGAAGCTCTGAAAGCGGTACGCGTCATTACTGTGTTTTGCAGAATGAGGATAAAAGCCAACCAGTCGTTGATCTTGCCCAAGTGGATGATGCGACAGCCTGCCCAACGCTTTCTGAAGCCAGTGGTGATGGTGTGTCTCACTTGGTCACGTTGCCCATTGGCGATTGCCGAGAAGGTGTGGATGCCACGTGCGATCAAATTACCTTTACCATCAGCGAGCGAAATAAAGCGATCTCACCAGAAGAGCCTACGTCATGA
- a CDS encoding prepilin-type N-terminal cleavage/methylation domain-containing protein has translation MNAQRGFSLIEALIALVVLSIGLIGVAAMQLKALHGANAGYQRSLASVAAVDAQERLWAALTTLNPGDTCEDIDSSAVEDAWKDAWFADNDQNPLRNAKKGESRIVRDSGEDKCRFNVILVLGDDENDEFDYTFRLPRLEVQ, from the coding sequence ATGAACGCTCAGCGCGGCTTTAGCTTGATAGAAGCACTCATCGCGTTGGTAGTTCTCTCGATTGGCCTGATTGGCGTTGCCGCCATGCAGCTCAAAGCGCTGCATGGCGCGAACGCTGGCTACCAGCGCTCCTTGGCAAGCGTCGCTGCCGTAGATGCCCAAGAGCGGCTGTGGGCGGCGTTAACCACGCTAAACCCAGGTGACACCTGTGAAGATATCGACAGCTCAGCTGTTGAGGACGCGTGGAAAGATGCTTGGTTCGCGGATAACGACCAAAACCCGCTTCGCAATGCCAAAAAAGGCGAAAGCCGCATCGTCAGAGACAGCGGCGAAGATAAGTGCCGCTTTAATGTGATTCTGGTACTTGGCGATGACGAGAATGATGAGTTCGACTACACCTTCCGCCTCCCAAGGCTTGAGGTGCAATAA
- a CDS encoding Tfp pilus assembly protein FimT/FimU, with the protein MPVGDSTRQQRFTLIELLVTLVIASIIAIIAVPAFTGFLVRQQLASDVNEIISVLSYARSEAIKQRTDIAVNFSPPDTATTNRRPNACRNNEIADDTSEGSDESTRYRYSGGCYWVVQSGAGSESEILRVGLSANIVSPAQALSITFQSLGDADISSCPDSPCEMTLQTTWGKVSATPATLVIRTTGSIRRKVRES; encoded by the coding sequence ATGCCTGTTGGTGATTCTACGCGTCAACAAAGGTTTACCTTGATTGAGTTGTTAGTCACATTGGTGATCGCCTCCATCATCGCTATTATCGCGGTTCCCGCTTTTACTGGCTTCCTTGTCCGTCAGCAGCTCGCCAGCGACGTCAATGAAATCATCTCGGTCTTGAGCTATGCCCGCAGCGAGGCGATCAAGCAGCGTACCGATATAGCCGTTAACTTTTCTCCGCCTGACACCGCCACGACCAATCGCCGCCCTAACGCCTGTCGAAATAACGAAATCGCTGACGATACGAGTGAAGGCAGCGATGAGAGTACCCGTTACCGTTATTCGGGAGGGTGCTATTGGGTAGTACAAAGCGGTGCAGGCAGTGAGAGTGAGATACTCCGAGTAGGTCTGTCTGCCAATATAGTCTCACCGGCCCAAGCGTTATCAATCACTTTTCAAAGCTTGGGTGACGCCGATATTTCCAGCTGTCCTGACTCACCCTGCGAAATGACGCTACAGACCACGTGGGGAAAGGTATCCGCTACTCCCGCAACGCTGGTGATTCGTACAACGGGCAGTATTCGCAGGAAAGTGAGAGAGTCATGA
- a CDS encoding type IV pilin protein: MSYVSYSFPGRSLLNGQRGFTLIELMIVLVIIGIVASFAYPSYTRYVQKSVRTDAHAGLMQAASELERCYTRSYTYSDCPINNSSPENNYTIAVTISGNGYLLAASTDQDDGCDGDITLNSNGERLPNACW; encoded by the coding sequence GTGTCCTATGTTTCGTATTCTTTTCCTGGTCGTTCTTTGCTGAATGGCCAGCGCGGCTTTACCCTCATTGAATTGATGATTGTGCTGGTGATTATTGGCATCGTCGCCTCCTTTGCTTACCCCAGCTATACCCGCTATGTGCAGAAATCAGTGCGAACCGACGCTCATGCGGGCCTGATGCAGGCCGCTTCCGAGCTTGAGCGCTGTTATACGCGCAGCTACACCTATAGCGATTGTCCTATCAACAACTCCTCTCCTGAAAACAACTACACGATTGCGGTCACTATTAGCGGCAACGGCTATTTATTGGCCGCCAGCACTGATCAAGATGACGGCTGCGACGGTGATATTACTCTCAATTCGAATGGCGAAAGGTTACCCAATGCCTGTTGGTGA
- the ispH gene encoding 4-hydroxy-3-methylbut-2-enyl diphosphate reductase, with protein sequence MNLPSTQSTSTQSANAQQAQPIQIKLANPRGFCAGVDRAIDIVNRALDVFGPPIYVRHEVVHNRFVVETLRARGAVFVEELDEVPDDVIVIFSAHGVSRAVQADAERRGLKVFDATCPLVTKVHLEVLRYAKRGQECILIGHEGHPEVEGTMGRYDTSHGGRIYLVEDEQDVAKLEVNDPSKLAFVTQTTLSMDDTAKVIDALREKFSDIQGPRNDDICYATQNRQDAVRELAAQSDLLLVVGSPNSSNSNRLRELSERMGTPAHLIDNADQIDPHWLENVARVGVTAGASAPEVLVKGVIAKLQTMGADLPEELQGREETITFSMPKELREKVIASS encoded by the coding sequence ATGAATTTACCCAGTACTCAGTCAACAAGTACGCAGTCAGCAAACGCGCAGCAAGCACAGCCTATTCAAATCAAACTGGCTAATCCGCGTGGCTTCTGTGCCGGCGTGGATCGCGCCATCGATATCGTTAATCGCGCGCTGGATGTATTTGGCCCGCCCATCTATGTGCGGCACGAGGTTGTCCACAACCGCTTTGTGGTCGAAACCCTGCGTGCCCGAGGGGCCGTGTTTGTTGAAGAGCTGGATGAAGTGCCGGACGACGTTATTGTGATTTTCTCCGCCCATGGCGTCTCCCGTGCGGTGCAAGCTGATGCTGAGCGGCGTGGGTTGAAGGTATTCGATGCTACCTGCCCGCTGGTCACGAAAGTGCACCTGGAAGTATTGCGCTACGCCAAACGTGGCCAGGAGTGCATTTTAATCGGCCATGAAGGCCACCCGGAAGTCGAAGGTACCATGGGGCGTTACGACACCTCTCACGGCGGGCGTATCTACCTGGTAGAGGATGAACAAGACGTCGCCAAGCTGGAGGTAAATGACCCCTCAAAGCTGGCCTTTGTAACCCAAACCACGCTGTCGATGGATGATACCGCCAAGGTGATCGATGCGCTGCGCGAGAAGTTTTCTGACATCCAGGGGCCGCGCAATGACGACATTTGCTACGCCACGCAGAACCGCCAGGATGCGGTGCGCGAGCTAGCCGCTCAGAGTGATTTACTGCTGGTGGTGGGCAGCCCCAATAGCTCTAACTCCAACCGGCTGCGAGAGCTTTCGGAAAGAATGGGTACGCCTGCTCACTTGATCGATAATGCTGACCAGATCGATCCGCATTGGCTTGAAAATGTAGCCCGCGTGGGGGTAACTGCAGGTGCCAGCGCCCCAGAAGTGTTGGTGAAAGGCGTGATTGCCAAGCTGCAAACCATGGGCGCTGACTTACCCGAAGAACTACAGGGCCGTGAAGAGACCATTACCTTCTCGATGCCAAAGGAGTTACGTGAAAAGGTGATTGCCAGCAGTTGA
- the fkpB gene encoding FKBP-type peptidyl-prolyl cis-trans isomerase codes for MSDYQIDEGMEVTLHFTLKLEDGTLVDSTKDKAPATFEFGDGNLPPGFEHPIKGLAAGQEGTFQITPEHAFGQHNPQNIQTLKRADFGDEAPEIGMVMSFADKAGTELPGVVKTIDGDRIEVDFNHPLAGRTLTFEVEVLEVKPVTTH; via the coding sequence ATGAGCGACTACCAGATCGATGAAGGCATGGAAGTGACGCTGCACTTCACCTTAAAGCTGGAAGATGGCACTTTGGTGGACTCCACCAAAGATAAGGCGCCCGCCACCTTCGAGTTTGGTGATGGTAACCTGCCGCCTGGTTTTGAACATCCTATTAAAGGGTTGGCCGCGGGGCAGGAGGGGACGTTCCAGATAACCCCAGAGCATGCGTTCGGACAGCATAACCCGCAAAATATTCAGACCCTGAAACGCGCCGATTTTGGCGATGAAGCGCCAGAAATTGGTATGGTGATGTCGTTTGCCGACAAAGCGGGAACGGAATTGCCAGGCGTGGTCAAAACCATTGACGGTGATCGCATTGAAGTGGACTTCAATCACCCGTTAGCAGGTCGCACGCTCACCTTTGAGGTGGAAGTGTTGGAGGTCAAGCCGGTGACCACTCACTAA
- the lspA gene encoding signal peptidase II, whose amino-acid sequence MLDNNTPSDTDKNVRPKMQRPLRWLWLAVAVIALDLATKYIASSQLGYAQPVEVLPFFNLTLLHNTGAAFSFLATHPGWQRWFFALIAVGASVALTMWLARIKNDEKLLAIALPLIIGGALGNLYDRLVHGYVVDFLSFHVAGWYYPAFNVADIAITLGAVALIWESIMGERRRKKAANASH is encoded by the coding sequence ATGCTTGATAACAACACGCCTAGTGATACCGATAAAAACGTGCGGCCGAAAATGCAGCGGCCGTTGCGCTGGCTATGGTTGGCAGTGGCGGTGATTGCCTTGGATCTTGCCACCAAGTACATAGCCAGTAGCCAACTGGGGTATGCACAGCCGGTAGAGGTGCTGCCGTTCTTTAATTTGACTCTGTTGCACAATACCGGCGCGGCGTTCAGCTTTTTAGCCACGCATCCCGGCTGGCAGCGCTGGTTCTTCGCCTTGATTGCCGTAGGTGCCAGCGTGGCGCTGACGATGTGGCTTGCACGGATTAAAAACGACGAAAAACTGCTGGCGATAGCGCTGCCGTTAATTATTGGCGGTGCGTTGGGAAATCTTTACGACCGCCTGGTGCATGGCTATGTGGTCGACTTTTTATCGTTTCACGTTGCCGGTTGGTACTACCCAGCGTTTAACGTGGCAGATATTGCGATTACCCTGGGCGCGGTCGCGTTAATCTGGGAATCCATTATGGGTGAGCGGCGGCGCAAAAAAGCAGCCAACGCTTCCCATTAA
- the ileS gene encoding isoleucine--tRNA ligase: MDYKHTLNLPETDFPMRGMLPKQEPGRVSKWQDMNIYQRLREARAGAPLFVLHDGPPYANGSIHIGHAVNKILKDIIVKSKNLAGFDAPYVPGWDCHGLPIEHKVETTHGKHLAPEHARELCREYAGAQVETQLADFVRLGIIGDWDHPYRTMNFANEAGEMRALAEMVDAGYVFKGLKPVNWCFDCGSALAEAEVEYADKKSDAIDVAFPVEEADKLAAAFGLTELAKPAAVVIWTTTPWTIPANQALNVHPEFTYALVDTGERLLLLAEELVESCLERFDLQGEVIATTQGKNLDLINFRHPFYDRLSPVYLAEYVESEVGSTGIVHSAPSYGMDDFITCREHGMEFDDMLNPVQGNGVYVDDLPFFGGQMIWKANPHIVEKLREVGALMAHIPIKHSYMHCWRHKTPVIYRATAQWFVGMDIKGKDGKTLRERALEGIEATAFTPAWGQARLHSMIANRPDWCISRQRNWGVPIPFFLHKQTGELHPRTVGLMEEAAKRVEQEGIDAWFKLDPAELLGAEAADYDKVTDTLDVWFDSGTTHRHVLRGSHPHGHENGPRADLYLEGSDQHRGWFHSSLLTGSAIDGHPPYRQLLTHGFTVDSQGRKQSKSLGNVVAPQEVMDKLGGDILRLWVASTDYSGEMAVSDEILKRTSDVYRRIRNTARFLLSNLNGFDPEKNQVAFGDMLALDQWVVDRAHQLQARIEKAYEEYRFLDVYQQVHGFCARELGGFYLDVIKDRQYTTQTDSLARRSAQTALYHVVEALSRWIAPILSFTAEEIHENIPGKRGDSVLLETYYTGLGSLDDNAELGRAFWEQVLEVKHSVNKCLEDARNAKVIKGSLAAEVTLYVSDELQATLAKLGDELRFVMLTSEVTLKPLAAASDAEATELDSLKVAVKASDNTKCERCWHHRPDVGTHVDHPDLCGRCISNLPEGSGEIRYYA, encoded by the coding sequence ATGGATTACAAGCACACGCTGAATTTGCCTGAAACTGATTTCCCCATGCGCGGCATGCTTCCGAAGCAGGAGCCTGGGCGGGTTTCCAAGTGGCAGGATATGAACATTTACCAGCGCCTGCGCGAAGCGCGTGCGGGCGCGCCGCTGTTTGTGCTGCACGATGGCCCTCCCTACGCCAATGGCAGCATCCATATTGGTCACGCCGTTAATAAAATTCTTAAAGATATTATCGTTAAGTCAAAAAACTTGGCTGGTTTCGATGCACCCTACGTACCGGGTTGGGATTGCCACGGCCTGCCCATTGAGCACAAGGTGGAAACCACCCACGGCAAACACCTAGCGCCCGAGCACGCCCGTGAGCTATGCCGGGAGTATGCGGGTGCGCAAGTAGAAACACAGCTGGCCGACTTTGTGCGGCTCGGTATTATTGGCGACTGGGATCATCCCTACCGCACCATGAACTTCGCCAACGAAGCGGGTGAAATGCGTGCCTTAGCCGAGATGGTCGACGCGGGTTACGTGTTTAAAGGCTTGAAGCCGGTTAACTGGTGCTTTGACTGTGGCTCGGCGCTGGCGGAAGCCGAAGTTGAGTACGCTGATAAGAAGTCCGACGCCATCGATGTTGCCTTCCCGGTAGAAGAGGCGGACAAGCTTGCCGCTGCGTTTGGCTTGACCGAATTGGCGAAGCCCGCCGCCGTGGTCATCTGGACGACCACGCCCTGGACCATTCCCGCTAACCAGGCGCTTAACGTCCACCCCGAATTTACCTATGCGCTGGTCGATACCGGTGAGCGTCTGCTGCTGCTGGCTGAAGAGTTAGTGGAGAGCTGCCTGGAGCGCTTTGACTTGCAGGGCGAAGTCATTGCCACGACCCAGGGCAAAAACCTTGATCTGATCAATTTCCGCCACCCCTTCTATGATCGCCTCTCACCTGTCTATCTGGCGGAGTACGTCGAGTCTGAAGTGGGCAGTACCGGTATCGTTCACTCTGCACCCTCATACGGCATGGATGACTTCATTACCTGCCGCGAACATGGCATGGAGTTTGACGACATGCTCAACCCGGTGCAGGGAAATGGCGTTTACGTTGACGACCTACCGTTCTTTGGCGGTCAGATGATTTGGAAAGCCAACCCGCATATCGTCGAAAAACTGCGCGAAGTGGGTGCGCTGATGGCGCATATCCCGATCAAACATAGCTACATGCACTGCTGGCGCCACAAAACGCCGGTGATCTACCGTGCTACGGCGCAGTGGTTTGTGGGCATGGATATTAAAGGCAAAGACGGCAAAACCCTGCGTGAACGTGCTCTTGAAGGCATCGAGGCCACGGCGTTTACGCCTGCCTGGGGCCAGGCGCGCCTACATAGCATGATCGCCAATCGTCCAGACTGGTGTATCTCCCGTCAGCGTAACTGGGGCGTGCCGATTCCGTTCTTCTTGCACAAGCAAACCGGCGAGCTGCACCCGCGCACCGTTGGGCTGATGGAAGAGGCGGCCAAGCGGGTTGAGCAAGAGGGCATCGACGCCTGGTTCAAACTCGACCCGGCAGAGCTGTTGGGCGCGGAAGCAGCGGATTACGATAAAGTCACCGACACCCTGGATGTCTGGTTCGACTCCGGCACCACCCACCGCCACGTGCTGCGCGGCTCGCACCCCCATGGCCACGAAAACGGCCCGCGGGCGGATCTCTACCTGGAAGGTTCCGATCAGCACCGCGGCTGGTTCCACTCGTCGCTGCTCACCGGCTCGGCGATTGACGGGCATCCACCATACCGTCAGTTGCTGACCCACGGCTTTACTGTCGACTCCCAGGGCCGCAAGCAGTCCAAGTCGCTGGGCAACGTGGTCGCGCCTCAGGAAGTGATGGACAAGCTGGGTGGCGATATTCTGCGCCTATGGGTCGCCTCCACCGATTACTCCGGCGAAATGGCCGTCTCTGATGAGATTTTGAAGCGCACCTCCGATGTGTATCGGCGGATTCGTAACACCGCGCGCTTCCTGCTTTCGAACCTTAACGGGTTTGATCCAGAGAAAAACCAAGTAGCGTTTGGCGATATGCTGGCGCTGGATCAGTGGGTGGTAGATCGTGCTCACCAACTACAGGCGCGGATCGAAAAAGCCTACGAAGAGTACCGCTTCCTGGATGTTTATCAGCAAGTGCACGGTTTCTGTGCCCGTGAGCTGGGTGGCTTCTACCTAGATGTCATCAAGGATCGCCAGTACACCACGCAAACCGACTCGCTGGCGCGGCGCAGTGCGCAAACCGCGCTCTACCATGTGGTGGAAGCGCTGAGCCGCTGGATCGCACCGATCCTCTCCTTCACCGCTGAGGAGATTCACGAGAATATCCCCGGTAAGCGCGGTGACAGCGTGTTGCTGGAGACCTACTACACTGGCCTTGGCAGTCTGGACGACAACGCTGAGCTGGGTCGTGCCTTCTGGGAGCAGGTGCTGGAGGTCAAGCACTCGGTCAACAAGTGCCTGGAAGACGCCCGTAATGCCAAAGTCATTAAAGGCAGTTTGGCCGCCGAGGTCACGCTGTATGTTAGCGACGAGCTGCAGGCGACGCTGGCCAAACTGGGCGATGAACTGCGCTTTGTGATGCTAACCAGTGAAGTGACGCTTAAGCCCCTGGCTGCTGCGAGTGATGCAGAAGCGACTGAGCTGGATAGCTTGAAAGTCGCAGTTAAAGCCAGCGACAACACCAAGTGTGAGCGCTGCTGGCACCACCGCCCGGATGTTGGTACTCATGTTGATCACCCGGATCTGTGTGGTCGCTGTATCAGCAATCTCCCCGAAGGCAGTGGCGAGATTCGTTACTATGCTTGA